The nucleotide window CGCGAGAGGAGAAGTTCAAGGATTTCGATGCGTCCTTCACCTGCTGCGATGTGTGTTGGTGTAACACCATTCTTCTTCTTTGCATTAATATTTGCTCCGAGCGCTATCAACAGGTCCGCCATTGTGCGCTGGTTGCGATCTACCGCCCAGTGAAGCGGGGTTGCGCCGGATATGTCCTGCGAATTGACCAACGCGGGGTCGGCATTTACCAATTCCTGCACTCTGGCCAGGTCACCCCGCGCGGCTGCCTTATGTATCTCACCGGCCAACACAGGTGAACAGATTAAAACACAGAGCGCTAGACAGGCATATCGAAGCATTTACTAATGTTTCTCCGCTGAATTTAATTGCACACATTAAAAAAAAGAGTTGCTTATCCAAGCGACAACAGCTATGGCCACAAAAACACAAAGTGTCCCTTAGGACACTTGGGGCTTCAGTCGGCGCAGGATGACTACTAATGTAATTATATTATGCCCCTCGTGCGCGTGCTTAGTCAAACGAAAAATCAGTGAAATTTCATGCGCTGCAGGCTGCATTTTAAGCAGCGTGAGGCATTTCATAGGGCATATCCTTGCCCCAGGAGAGTATTTCGCCGCAACGTTTCAGCCCGATGCGCACTTCGTCAATAACGAAATTGACCGACTGCGCATCAAGTCCGGCAGCTTTTCCAATATTGTTCAGGCTTATATTTGGATGTATGCCGATCAGGTAACTGTCTTCTATGCGTTTTGCAAGCATGTTTGCGGCACGGACAGCCGATGTCAGTTCGGGATAATCCGAGGAGTCATCATTGTGGTGACAGGCAATTCCTGCAATAAGCTTATCAGAAAGCTGCCATGATGCAGCCAACTGCTTACCTATAAATACATGATTGGTGCACAATGCCTTGGTCTCGGCTTCAAGCATTTCAATTCTGCGCTCCCGGCAGTTTTCAACGATCTCTCTGAACCTGAACGGCAGCGCTCGCGCGATAACCAGTTTGCCGATGTCGTGCATCAGCCCCGCGACAAACGCCGCCTCCTCCGATTTTCTTTTGCATCCTGTTGCGAATGAGTAGAAAGATTCCGACGCGATGGCTGTCGTGACTGAATGCCGCCAGAAATTCTGCCAGTTGAACCCTGGAAACGCATAGCTTGGGAATAGAACGTCCAGCACGGAGGCGGATGCGGCCAGATTGCGGACATAGCCGAATCCCAGTGTGAGAATTGCATCGGTGACTGTCTCGGCCTTGTCTCTCCGGCAGAAATATGCCGAGTTGGCAAGCCGCAGCACCTTGCATGCCAGTGACTGGTCCAACATCACAACGCGCGCCAGGTTGTCCGCATCCACATCATCGCTTCTTGTGATGTCTATTATGCGTTTAAGAGCGGCAGGCAGGCTCGGTAAATCTATTCGGTCGGATGATCGGTGGAACAAGTTTACCTCCGTGTATTGCGTCGTGTCGGATAGGTATATATAATTTTCCGTCAACCGGACATATTCTTACACCGGATTATTACCGGGTATTGCGTTTGATATCGGCATGCTCGCGTTTTGTTGCAGACGAGATTGGGTAAATGCGGATGTGCTTGCGCAGATCAAAATCCTCGGCTCCCACAATCCTCAAGGGGGTCGAAATATTTGAAACCGAAACTCGTCTATATAGCGCTGGCCTGCGCGGTCTTGGTGCAGTCCGCATCGGCAGGCAGCATCTATCTCAAAAGCGGGACCATCAATACTGATGAGCCAAAATCGCTATCAGCCGAGCCTGGAGAGCAGATTGAGGGCACCGGCTATTTTATCGTGCTCTTTGGCGGTCCGATCCGGGATACATACAGAGAGTCACTGATCGACGCCGGTGCGCAAATACTGGAATATCTGCCCGACTTTGCGTATCTTGTTCGTATGGATCGCTCAAAGCTGGGCTCAATCAAGAGTCTTCAGTCTGTAAAGTGGGTCGGTCCATTCAAGCCTGAGTATAAATCGAGTGAAGACTTGTCGGATACCACCAGCAAGGGTCAGTTTGTGGTTACACTGTTTCCAGGCGCAAGCTGTGATTATGCGCTGTCAAAGGCGAAAGTCAATAAAATAGACACCTCAGGCCGGATGTGCCGTGTCCTGGCTGCCGGCTCGCAGCTTTCAGAGCTGGCAGAAACAGGTGCCATCTCGTGGATAGAGCCTTATGTCCAGCCGAGGCTGTGTAACAATATTGCTTGTGAGATATCAGGCGTGCCCGAGGTCCGGTCTGATATTGGCCTCTATGGATCGGGCGAGACTATAGGCGTGGCGGATACCGGGCTTGATACGGGCAGCTTAGCCACCATTTCATCAGACTTTGCCGGACGTATAAACAAGACATATGCTCTGCGCAGGACGGATGACTGGTCGGACCTTGTCGGCCACGGCACACATGTCACAGGCACTATCCTGGGCAGTGGTGCGCTTTCCGGCAGCGACCCTGCCTTGCATGACTATAACGGTTCTTTTGCAGGTGTGGCTCCTGAAGCCGATCTTTTGTTTCAGTCCATAGGCGATGACGGTTCATACGTATTTCCACCTCTCGACCTTGCCGATCTGTTTCAGCCTGCGTATGACGATGGCGCTCGGGTGCACAACAACAGTTGGGGCAGCGCTGCTGACGGCCAGTACACCACTTATTCAAATGAAGTGGATCAGTTTGTCTGGGATCACAAAGACTTCACGGTTGTCTTTGCGGTCGGCAATGAAGGCGAAGACCTGAACAAAGATGGGGAAGTCGATCTAGATAGTCTATATGCTCCATCGACCGCCAAGAACTGCATATCGGTCGGCGCAACCGAGAACCTGCGCACTACCGGCGGTTATCAGATGGGCTATGGTGTCGCATGGGGTTCCAGCTATCCTGTCTCGCCGATCAAATACGATCTGATGAGTAATAATGCGGGCGGTATGGCCGCTTTCAGCGGAAGAGGGCCGACAGACGACGGTCGGATCAAGCCGGATGTCTGCGCTCCAGGCACGAATATCATATCCAGCCGGTCTCATATTTCAAGCGCATCGACAGGGTGGGGCGCGTATGATTCTAACTATACGTATAACGGCGGCACCAGTATGTCCGCGCCGCATGTCTCCGGCGCGGCGGCGTTGATACGGCAGTACTATAGGCAGGTGAAGGGCACCACTCCCAGCGCCGCGCTGGTGAAAGCGACTCTCATAAGCGGCGCGGTAGACATCACTCCCGGCCAGTACGGCAGCGCGCAATATCAAGAAGTAAGCGGCGTGCCGGATTATGTCCAGGGCTGGGGACGCATGAATGTCAAAAACCCTCTCGATGCCGATCTTCCTATTGTGACCGAATTCGCCGATGAGACCTCAGGCCTTTCTACAGGCGGCTATCGCGATTATCAATACAATGTGATCGACAACTCCGTGCCGCTGAAGGTTACACTGGTGTGGACGGATTATCCCGGGGCGGTGCATGCCGCAATTGAGCTTGTAAACGATCTTGATCTTATCGTTACCTCTCCAAAAGGCGTTGTCTATCAGGATATTGACCGCTTAAATAATGTGGAGCAGATTTTGATAGCTTCACCCGAAACCGGAACATACAAAGTCCGAGTGAGCGGTTATAACGTGCCCATGGGGCCGCAGGACTACGCATTAGTGGTCTCGGGCGGCATGCCGAGCACCTATATTTCAGGCTCCGTCACATCCTCCACCGGAGCGGTTGTGCAGGGCGCAAGTGTAACGGTCATGTCGACTGCGGGCACCAAGCGATTGGTCACCAACCAAAACGGGAAATACTTGACCCGCGTTGGGTCGGGCACATATTCGGTCCAGGTCGGTATGCAGGGTTGGACATTTACCCCCAGAGGCAAAGTCGTGCAAATCACGGACGAGCCTGTCGAGAACGTGGATTTTGTAGGCCAGGGTAAGCCGGGCAGCATGTCTGGCACCGTGACAAGCGCGGTGGGGGGTGTAATAAGCTATATTGTCGAATCGCCGCACCCATATCTCAATAATTATGATCGGACCTATACAATTACAGCTCATGAGGGTGTATCGAACGTTCGAGTGCATTTTGCTGAGATCGATCTGCTCTCCGATGGTGACGAGATTACCGTCCTTGACAGTAATGACAACGTATCCGCCACATATACTGGCAAGGCCGAGGATATTTGGAGTCCATGGGTCGCTGGAAACATTATTAAGATTAGAATCCTGACAAATGAGACCGGCAACACGGGCTATGGCTTTTATGTCGACGGCTACGAGACCGATCTGGTCGGTCAGGGCGGCCTTCAGGGAGCGAATATCATACTCGATCCGGGCGGATATACGGCAGCCACTCTCTCAGACGGCTCCTACAGCTTTAATCAGATTCCAGCAGGGACGTATACGGTCACTCCGTCAAAGAGTAAGTGGACTTTCACTCCAAATTCAAAGACAGTAAATATCCCGGCTGACGGCGCCACATCGGGTGTGGACTTTACCGCCTTCCCACCGGGCTCAATCAGCGGCCGGGTGCAAATTGTAACCTCTGAAGTCCGGTCGATAGACGTGGAATCGCCGCATCCATATGATCCGAATTACGAGAACACATGGCAGATAGATGCGGCTGAGTCCGCCACCCGCATGCGGCTGCACTTTGCACGGCTAACCACTGAGCCTGCCTGGGACTATGTTTATATCATGGACGGCAGCGGTGAAATCATCGAAATATATACTGCAGATTATACCGATCTTTGGACTCCATGGATTGACGGTCATGTTGCAAAGGTGATGCTCACGAGTGATTCGGGCAACGAATATTACGGGTTCAAGATAGATAAATACGAGGCCGAGATAGTAGGAAATGGGCTGGAGAATGCTGTGATCAACCTCAATCCCGATGATCTGACCGTCAAGACATCCGGTGACGGCACGTTCGATTTCGGCCAGGTAAGTATCGGGACTCATACCCTGCTGCCGGAACTTCAGCCATGGTCGTTTGATCCCGAATCGGAGATGGTAAGCGTTTCAGCCGGTGTTGACCAAAACGTAACGTTTTATGTCAGTCTCAATAGCTTGGAACGCGTCATCTATGCCAAGTCGCTTCCACTGGGGCTTCAAATCACACTCAAGGGCGTAATTGTCTCCGGCGTGTTCGACGGTTTCTTTTACGTTCAGAATGCGGACATTCCGGTCGGAATACGTGTAGACTCGACCGCAGCAGTGAGCGAGGGAGATACGGTCACCGTGACAGGCAAACTTGCCCTGATAGACGGCGAACGAGTCATTCAGGCAACATCGGTTGAGTAACATTCTTGCAATTTGGTGCCGGCGCGCATAAAATGAGTTTATGATTGAACAGAGTGAATGCAAGAGTGTGTTATCAAAGTCTATTTGTGTCTACTGCGCATCCAGCAATGCAGTTTCGTCCGATTTTTTCTCGGTTGCCGAGGAGCTTGGCGCGAAAATAGCAGACGCGGGCTACAGCCTGATATTCGGCGGCGGTGAGATCGGGCTGATGGGAGCCGTCGCCAGGTCTGTGCACAAGTGCGGCGGTCATGTCGTCGGGGTGATCCCTGAGTTTTTGCGATTGCCCGGTATCTGCTACGAAAGCTGCGATGAGCTTGTGGTCACAAAAGACATGCGAGATCGCAAAGGGGCAATGGAAGCCCGAGCGGACGCATTTATCGCGCTGCCCGGCGGGTTCGGCACACTCGAAGAGATGCTGGAAGTGATCACCCTCAAGCAGCTCAGAATGCTCAACAAACCGATTATATTCCTCAACACAAACGGCTTCTATGATGGCCTCAACGCTATGTTCGAGCACATTTATAACCATCACTTCGCCAAGCCCAACTATCGCGAGCTCTATCACTTCTCGCCGGATGTTTCCGATGCGATGGCTCATATAGAAAGCTATGAGCCAATGGCGCTGGGGACTAAGTGGTAAAGGATATGAGGTTATATGAATCTAGAAGAGTATGTCAGGTACTATCTCAATGAAATGCATAACGGCGATGCGGAAAATGCATATTTCAGTCTGATTGAAGCGGACGCCTCAATCGTTCCAATGCTTCAGGATGCATATACACAAGAAATCAATCCTGAGCTCAGAGCACAATTGGTTCATATTATCAGCCAATTCCGTCTTACAGCGAGCATTCCGTTCTTTGCATCCGGCTTGCAAGATCCCGAACCTGCAGTTTGGAAAGCCTGCCTGGATGGTCTGGTTATGCTTGCCTGCCCACAATCAATCCAAATTATGGAAGATGCTCTCAAGTCTGAACACTCAACTAGTGAATTCAGAGAATGGGTCCAGGAAGCGATTGATCAGATAAAAGAGCCTAACAAGTAGCACCTAAATCTAACTATGTTGAACATTACCTCAAAAACTTGCTCACAAATGGCGACGTTTCTCCCCTGCGCATAAAGTGTCCTGACGGTCCTTCGCCCAGGAACTCCGAGAACCATGACTCATGCTCAATCTCTTCATTGAGGATCGCCAGAGACAGGTCATAGGTGCGGTGATCTTTACCGGCTGTGAGATTGCAGATATGGCTGTAGCCCTTTACTGCGCACCTTTCTGCTCCTACCAGCACATGCAGGATTGCGTTGATGTCGGTCTTGTCATCAGGCAAATGCGCAGGCGGACAGGCAGAAATATCGTGAAATGCCTTCATATCATCAGGCAGGCTGCCGCCGAGTTCGTATATGCGGGGCACAATGGCCTCGAAGTGATTGCGGTCCTCAATGCGGGCTATCTCCGCAATCTCCTTGACAGTCTCCCCGTTGATTCCGATCAGGTTGGCTCTCAGGATTGTGTAATAGTAATAGGTCGTCAGTTCGGCGGCCGCGTTTTTTACCAGCAGGTCCACCACCTGATCGACATTTATGCCTGCTTTTTCAACCACTTCTCTAGCTACTCGTGCCATGTAAGCGCCTCCCCTACGTGCGTTATGCACTGGCAGTCTATACCCTTTTGCTTCGTATTCGGCACCTCGACAGCACGCAAAATATAGCGGCACGACAGTTTTTCCGAGCCGCCCAACATCAAACTCGACCATCTCACTATTTTTTGTATTCCGCCAATATCTCCTTCAGCTTCTCAGGTTCTACTCGTCCATATACTTTATCGTCTATCATCATAACAGGCGCAAGCCCGCATGCGCCGATGCAGCGTGTCTCGCCGAGTGTGAAAAGCATGTCTTCTGTCGTTTCACCCGGCTTTATATCGAGCAGGTTTTCGATTGTTTCGAGTATCTTTGCGCCGCCGCGTATGTAGCATGCAGTTCCCATACACACCGATATGCGGTGCTTGCCTTGGGGGACGTGCTTGAAGAAGCTGTAGAATGTAGCCACACCGTATATCTCGGCAGCCGGAACCTCGGTCATTTGAGCGATATGTTCCATCACTTCTTTGCTTAGGTAGCCGTACATGCCCTGGGCGTGATGGAGGATTGCAATCAGCGCCGACTGTGGGTGTTCCGGGTTATAGACTGACTTTATATAATCAGTGAGTTCGTTAAATTTATCTTCGCAGCAGGTGCACGCCATATCTGTTATTCAAAGGCTCGGCAGGAGCCTCGCCCTCCCTTTAGAGTATATTCGGAAAGTCTCTTATACATGGTTGTGGATTAATATCCGATAATTGCCTCGCAACCCATAACTCGCAACTCACAACTCACAACTCATAAACTCGCAACCTATAAATCAATCCGTCCTTAGCACATCCGGGTTCCAGACACCGTGCGGCAGGCGCGGCTGATAGTGAGTGTGAAGCAACTTGTGAGCCTTTTCACTTAAAGGTTGCCCCAGATAGTGCTCGTAGATATATTGCACATCAGGGTTTTCGTAAGATCGCTTGAGCTTTTTGCCTGCGTCTATAGCACGAAGCGCCTCCGCGCGTTTTTTGAGATTCTCGACATCAAGCGGAACCCCTTCTCCCGCCCTTGCATAAGGCTGGCCGCCGCCGCCGATACACCCGCCCGGGCAGCCCATTATCTCGATGAAGTGGAAATCACCCTCGCCTCGCCGGACCATCCTGAGCAGTGTATGAGCATTGGTAAGGCCATGGGCCACCCCGAAGTTGAACTTGTAATCGCCGATTCTGGCGACCCAGCGCTTGACGCCCTCGGCTACACTCCTCACTTCCTCGACAACGACCTGCTCCAAATCTTTACCAGTGAGCATCCAATATGCCGTGCGGTAGACTGCTTCAGCCAGACCTCCGGTTGCTCCAAAGAGAGCTCCAGCGCCGGTGGATATTCCCAGCACAGGGTCGAAATCCTCGTCCGGCAGATTGTTGAACTCAAGACCAGCGTTTTTGATAAGCCATACAAGCTCGCGTGTGGTGATTACACGGTCGATAGACGGCACGAGTTGGCCGTCGACCTCAATTCTCTGCTCGGGCCGCCAAGCTTCAAACTTCTTAGCCGTGCAGCACATAGCCCCAACGTTGAATATTTTCTCAGGCGGTATGCCTTTCTTTTCGGCGTAATAAGTCTTGATCAGAGTGCCAAGGATACTCATCGGAGATTTGGCTGTGGATATATTATCGAGCAGATCTGGGTAGAAATGCTCCGCAAACTTCATCCACGCCGATGAGCAGCTTGTAATAAGCGGCAGCTTGCCGCCTTCTTTGAAGCGCTTGACGAACTCTGTCGCTTCTTCCATGATCGTCATGTCAGCGCCCATCTGGGTATCGAAGACTTCATCGAACCCGAGCCGCCTGAGCGCGGCTACTGCTTTGCCTGTCATCGGAGTTCCCGGAGGCAGATTGAACCCTTCGCCGATGGATGCGCGCACACTCGGGGCAAGCTGGACTATTACATGGAGATCAGGGTCCTCAATAGCCTTGACCACATCTTTGGTATAGTCCTTTTCCAGGAACGCGGCGACAGGGCATACGTTTATACATTGCCCACAGGTCACGCACACGCTTTCAGTGAAAGGATCATTATAGGCCGGCGTGACGACTGTCTTGAACCCTCGATTGATATAACCGAGCGCCGACACTCCCTGCACCTCGGCGCATACCCGCACGCATCTTCCGCAGAGGATGCACTTGTCCGGGTCGCGGATAACGGACGGTGAGGAAAAATCGTTCTCATAGTGTTTCCTCTCACCTTCATAGTGTCTCTCGCGCACGCCGGAGGAGTAGGCGAGGTATTGAAGTTCGCAGTTGCCGTCGCGCTCGCAGGTCTGGCAGTCCATGGGGTGATTAGCTAGGAGCAGTTCGACTATAGTCTTGCGTGTGTCGCGTATTTCGGGGCTGTTGGTATACACGACCATCCCTTCGGAGACGGGAAAGGTGCATGATGCCTGCGGCCTGTTCATCCCCTCTATCTCGACCAGGCACACGCGGCATGAACCCTCCAGATGCAGACGCGGGTGATAGCACAGGTGTGGAATGCGTATCGCCAGCTTTTCTGCAGCCTGCATGACAGTCGTTCCCTCGGGGACGGTGACCTGCTGGTTGTCTATGTTAAGGGTTACTGTCTTTACTGCTGTAGTTGTCATCGCCGCTCCTTTAACCGGACAGCTCAAACTCGCACTCAAGGACATTTCCTGCTCCAAGTGCAATACTACGGCTGTCTCCCTGTGATCCTCCAACAGTTATCTTATATTTCCCCGGCCTTTGCACGAGATTGCCGCCGTTATCGACGCTCGATAACAGATTTGGCATTAAGGTAAACCTGATATCTTTAGTTTCACTCGGGCTGAGTGTTACTCTTTGAATACCCACCAGTTTCCGAATCGGCACATCACGCTGCTCTTCGAGACTGGATAAGTAGACCTGCGCTACTTCATTACCCATACAATCGCCTGTATTTGTCACCTTGACGTACACAATCAGGTCATCGCCGGATTTTATGCTCTGGCTGATAGTCAGGTCCGTATACTTGAAGTGTGTATAGCTCAGGCCGAACCCAAAGGGATACAGCGGCTTACCTCTGAAATAGCGATAGGTCCTGCCTTCCATATCGTAGTTCGCAAAGTCAGGGACGTCGTCAAGCGATTTATAGAATGTCACGGGCAGCCGTCCCGATGGGTTGTAGTCACCAAAGAGAATATCGGCTATTGCGCTTCCGCCCTCCTCACCCGGATACCAAGCCTCGACTATCGAATCCACATTGTCCTGCGCCCAGTTTATGGCAAGCGCGCCGCCGTTCAATAGGACCAGCACTACTGGCTTACCGACAGCGGTTACTGTCTTAAGCAGCACTTCCTGGATTTCGGGAAGCTCTATGCGGAGCCTGTCGCCGCTGGCATCGGAGTTGAATGCGTCGCCCGCCTCGCCCTCCAGAAGTGGAGTCAGGCCGAGGCACATAATTACAACATCCGAGCGCTGCGCGGCAGCTACCGCTTCACCGAAGAGCTTTCTGGCAGGCAGGCAGGCCGGGTCGTTCTCTACCAACTCGCACCCTTTTGAGTAGAGTATTCTTGTGCCAATCGACACCGCCGACCTGATCCCCTGCAGTGGTGTGACCCACTTTGACGGTGTGCCGTTATAATTTCCCAACAGTGCATCCAGCGCATCGGCATTTGGTCCGATTACAGCTATTGTCTTGAGGTCTTTTCTCAGCGGGAGCAGCCGTGAGTTGTTCTTGAGCAGGACTATGGACTGTCTGGCTGTCTCACGCGCCAACTCGCGGTTCTCATCACTATCGACTGTCTCATACGGGATCGAAGCATAAAGCACACTCTCCGGCGGGTCGAACATACCGAGCTTGAATCTGGCAGTGAAAAGCCTGATGAGTGCAATATCGATTTGTTTTTCAGTAATGAGCCCCTTTTCAACTGCATTGATCAGGCTTGCGTATACGCACCCGCACTCGAGGTCACATCCATTTTTGACACTAACGGCGGCAGATTCGGCGGTGCAGTTTGTTATTTTATAGCTCTGATGTATGTCCTGTATGGCGCCGCAGTCCGAGACGATATATCCGTCGAACCCCCACTCGTTGCGCAGTATATCCTGAAGCAGTAGCCTGTTTGCATTGCACGGGTCGCCGTAGAGGCTGTTATACGCTCCCATCACAGACTCAGCCTTGCCCTCGATTACACACTCCCTGAATGCCGGCAGGTAAGTCTCATACAAATCCTTCTTGCTTATATTGACGTTGAACTCGTGCCTGAGAGCCTCGGGTCCGCTGTGAGCCGCGAAGTGCTTTGGTGTCGCGACGAGCTTGAGATACTTGGGGTCGTCACCCTGAAGTCCTTTAACGAACGCTACTCCCATCCTGCCGGTAAGATATGGGTCTTCACCGTATGTCTCATGCCCGCGACCCCAGCGTGGGTCTCTGAATATGTTTATATTGGGCGACCAGAACGTGAGACCCTGATACATGCCGTGCTCGCCCTGCCGAAGCGCCTCATGGTGCTTGGCTCGGGCTTCGTCAGATATAGCCGTGGCGACCTCATGGATAAGCTCAGGGTCCCATGTTGCAGCCATGCCGATTGCCTGTGGGAAGACTGTCGCCGTGCCAGCGCGACCAACGCCATGCAGGCACTCGTTCCACCAGTTATATGCGGGCACGCCCAGCCTTTCTATTGCCGGTGCGTCATGCATTAACTGAGGGACCTTCTCTTCAAGAGTCATCCTTGATACTAGGTCGCGAGCGCGCTCATGTGCGGGCAGATCGGTATTTATATATGTGATATCTTCAGACAAGAAATCTACTCCTTCGTAAAAATAGCTGAGAGCGGATAGCCCATGATCGGGTGCGATATCTGATCGCACCCGAAACAGAATCTCGGCATATCTGATGCCTACCATTCCAGCCCATTAACTTCAATCGGTCCGTCACCGGTTTCGGCATAATAACGAATGCTTGAATATGTCCAGGTAAAGGATCAGTTACAAGTCCTTTGCGATAAGGATTTGCATGCAGATAATCCAGCTTTTGTTTGAAAAACGGCTCTGTCTTTATAAGTTTCGGGTGACTTCCATCCTGCCAGACCTTATGCTCGGTAGGCGGTCTGTTTTGTTTTCCACAGAACCTGAACACGTTCTCAAACGGCGGATTCTGAATGTTTTCAAATGCTTTGGCTATTTGACCGGATGT belongs to Armatimonadota bacterium and includes:
- a CDS encoding HDOD domain-containing protein: MFHRSSDRIDLPSLPAALKRIIDITRSDDVDADNLARVVMLDQSLACKVLRLANSAYFCRRDKAETVTDAILTLGFGYVRNLAASASVLDVLFPSYAFPGFNWQNFWRHSVTTAIASESFYSFATGCKRKSEEAAFVAGLMHDIGKLVIARALPFRFREIVENCRERRIEMLEAETKALCTNHVFIGKQLAASWQLSDKLIAGIACHHNDDSSDYPELTSAVRAANMLAKRIEDSYLIGIHPNISLNNIGKAAGLDAQSVNFVIDEVRIGLKRCGEILSWGKDMPYEMPHAA
- a CDS encoding S8 family serine peptidase, with amino-acid sequence MKPKLVYIALACAVLVQSASAGSIYLKSGTINTDEPKSLSAEPGEQIEGTGYFIVLFGGPIRDTYRESLIDAGAQILEYLPDFAYLVRMDRSKLGSIKSLQSVKWVGPFKPEYKSSEDLSDTTSKGQFVVTLFPGASCDYALSKAKVNKIDTSGRMCRVLAAGSQLSELAETGAISWIEPYVQPRLCNNIACEISGVPEVRSDIGLYGSGETIGVADTGLDTGSLATISSDFAGRINKTYALRRTDDWSDLVGHGTHVTGTILGSGALSGSDPALHDYNGSFAGVAPEADLLFQSIGDDGSYVFPPLDLADLFQPAYDDGARVHNNSWGSAADGQYTTYSNEVDQFVWDHKDFTVVFAVGNEGEDLNKDGEVDLDSLYAPSTAKNCISVGATENLRTTGGYQMGYGVAWGSSYPVSPIKYDLMSNNAGGMAAFSGRGPTDDGRIKPDVCAPGTNIISSRSHISSASTGWGAYDSNYTYNGGTSMSAPHVSGAAALIRQYYRQVKGTTPSAALVKATLISGAVDITPGQYGSAQYQEVSGVPDYVQGWGRMNVKNPLDADLPIVTEFADETSGLSTGGYRDYQYNVIDNSVPLKVTLVWTDYPGAVHAAIELVNDLDLIVTSPKGVVYQDIDRLNNVEQILIASPETGTYKVRVSGYNVPMGPQDYALVVSGGMPSTYISGSVTSSTGAVVQGASVTVMSTAGTKRLVTNQNGKYLTRVGSGTYSVQVGMQGWTFTPRGKVVQITDEPVENVDFVGQGKPGSMSGTVTSAVGGVISYIVESPHPYLNNYDRTYTITAHEGVSNVRVHFAEIDLLSDGDEITVLDSNDNVSATYTGKAEDIWSPWVAGNIIKIRILTNETGNTGYGFYVDGYETDLVGQGGLQGANIILDPGGYTAATLSDGSYSFNQIPAGTYTVTPSKSKWTFTPNSKTVNIPADGATSGVDFTAFPPGSISGRVQIVTSEVRSIDVESPHPYDPNYENTWQIDAAESATRMRLHFARLTTEPAWDYVYIMDGSGEIIEIYTADYTDLWTPWIDGHVAKVMLTSDSGNEYYGFKIDKYEAEIVGNGLENAVINLNPDDLTVKTSGDGTFDFGQVSIGTHTLLPELQPWSFDPESEMVSVSAGVDQNVTFYVSLNSLERVIYAKSLPLGLQITLKGVIVSGVFDGFFYVQNADIPVGIRVDSTAAVSEGDTVTVTGKLALIDGERVIQATSVE
- a CDS encoding TIGR00730 family Rossman fold protein; translated protein: MIEQSECKSVLSKSICVYCASSNAVSSDFFSVAEELGAKIADAGYSLIFGGGEIGLMGAVARSVHKCGGHVVGVIPEFLRLPGICYESCDELVVTKDMRDRKGAMEARADAFIALPGGFGTLEEMLEVITLKQLRMLNKPIIFLNTNGFYDGLNAMFEHIYNHHFAKPNYRELYHFSPDVSDAMAHIESYEPMALGTKW
- a CDS encoding HEAT repeat domain-containing protein translates to MNLEEYVRYYLNEMHNGDAENAYFSLIEADASIVPMLQDAYTQEINPELRAQLVHIISQFRLTASIPFFASGLQDPEPAVWKACLDGLVMLACPQSIQIMEDALKSEHSTSEFREWVQEAIDQIKEPNK
- the dps gene encoding DNA protection during starvation protein; its protein translation is MARVAREVVEKAGINVDQVVDLLVKNAAAELTTYYYYTILRANLIGINGETVKEIAEIARIEDRNHFEAIVPRIYELGGSLPDDMKAFHDISACPPAHLPDDKTDINAILHVLVGAERCAVKGYSHICNLTAGKDHRTYDLSLAILNEEIEHESWFSEFLGEGPSGHFMRRGETSPFVSKFLR
- the nuoE gene encoding NADH-quinone oxidoreductase subunit NuoE, with the translated sequence MACTCCEDKFNELTDYIKSVYNPEHPQSALIAILHHAQGMYGYLSKEVMEHIAQMTEVPAAEIYGVATFYSFFKHVPQGKHRISVCMGTACYIRGGAKILETIENLLDIKPGETTEDMLFTLGETRCIGACGLAPVMMIDDKVYGRVEPEKLKEILAEYKK
- a CDS encoding NADH-dependent [FeFe] hydrogenase, group A6, translating into MTTTAVKTVTLNIDNQQVTVPEGTTVMQAAEKLAIRIPHLCYHPRLHLEGSCRVCLVEIEGMNRPQASCTFPVSEGMVVYTNSPEIRDTRKTIVELLLANHPMDCQTCERDGNCELQYLAYSSGVRERHYEGERKHYENDFSSPSVIRDPDKCILCGRCVRVCAEVQGVSALGYINRGFKTVVTPAYNDPFTESVCVTCGQCINVCPVAAFLEKDYTKDVVKAIEDPDLHVIVQLAPSVRASIGEGFNLPPGTPMTGKAVAALRRLGFDEVFDTQMGADMTIMEEATEFVKRFKEGGKLPLITSCSSAWMKFAEHFYPDLLDNISTAKSPMSILGTLIKTYYAEKKGIPPEKIFNVGAMCCTAKKFEAWRPEQRIEVDGQLVPSIDRVITTRELVWLIKNAGLEFNNLPDEDFDPVLGISTGAGALFGATGGLAEAVYRTAYWMLTGKDLEQVVVEEVRSVAEGVKRWVARIGDYKFNFGVAHGLTNAHTLLRMVRRGEGDFHFIEIMGCPGGCIGGGGQPYARAGEGVPLDVENLKKRAEALRAIDAGKKLKRSYENPDVQYIYEHYLGQPLSEKAHKLLHTHYQPRLPHGVWNPDVLRTD